The Micromonospora sp. NBC_01740 genome includes a window with the following:
- a CDS encoding monovalent cation/H+ antiporter complex subunit F gives MTVVAVTVAALLAVAVGLTLVRIIRGPSILDRAVATDVLLAVVVAAIATEAAYSRDATALPVLVVLAILGFVGSVSVARFAARRNDK, from the coding sequence ATGACCGTCGTCGCCGTGACCGTCGCCGCGCTGCTCGCCGTGGCCGTCGGGCTGACCCTCGTCCGCATCATCCGCGGACCGTCCATCCTCGACCGCGCCGTCGCGACCGACGTCCTGCTCGCCGTCGTCGTCGCCGCCATCGCCACCGAGGCCGCCTACAGCCGCGACGCCACCGCGCTGCCCGTGCTGGTCGTCCTCGCCATCCTCGGGTTCGTCGGCTCGGTCAGCGTCGCCCGGTTCGCCGCCCGGAGGAACGACAAGTGA